In the genome of Quercus robur chromosome 3, dhQueRobu3.1, whole genome shotgun sequence, one region contains:
- the LOC126719438 gene encoding uncharacterized protein LOC126719438, producing the protein MQQEIDDLKRRLRHAQRGRSHSRLNIPSNDESNDDYRQRSRTPLSETFSHEEEHYQRRKRKNPSPKGLGNNAMSRALDQLSKSPFTHHIERAKLPQRFQQPTFTIYNGKTDPAEHVSQFNQRMAVHSKNEALKCKVFPSSLGLVAMRWFNGLKMNSIDSYRQLTQTFGSRFVTNIKAPQPLSALLLLLMHDGETLKAYSDRYWEMYNEIGDNFDDVTISTFKNSLPAEHGLKKSLTGKPATSVCQLMNRINKYKRVEEDQL; encoded by the coding sequence ATGCAGCAAGAGATAGATGATTTGAAGAGAAGGCTGCGCCATGCACAACGAGGGCGATCTCATTCTAGGCTTAACATACCCTCCAATGATGAAAGTAACGATGACTATAGGCAAAGATCGAGAACTCCCCTAAGTGAGACCTTTTCTCACGAAGAAGAGCACTACCAAAGGCGTAAGCGTAAAAACCCATCTCCTAAGGGCTTGGGAAACAACGCCATGAGCAGGGCACTGGATCAACTCTCCAAGTCACCTTTCACACACCACATAGAAAGGGCTAAACTTCCTCAACGATTCCAGCAGCCAACCTTCACCATTTACAACGGTAAAACAGACCCCgcggagcacgtgagccagtttaaccagagGATGGCTGTCCATTCTAAAAACGAGGCGCTGAAGTGCAAGGTTTTCCCGTCTAGTTTGGGACtagtggcgatgaggtggttcaatggctTAAAGATGAATTCCATAGATTCTTATAGGCAGCTAACCCAAACTTTTGGCTCCCGTTTCGTCACAAACATCAAAGCTCCTCAACCCTTAAGCGCTTTATTGTTGTTACTCATGCATGATGGAGAAACTCTAAAGGCCTACTCtgacagatattgggagatgtataatGAAATAGGCGACAATTTTGACGATGTcaccatcagcaccttcaaaaaCAGTCTCCCAGCCGAGCACGGCTTGAAGAAGTCTCTGACTGGCAAGCCGGCCACCAGTGTGTGCCAACTGATGAATCGGATCAACAAGTATAAACGAGTAGAGGAAGACCAGCTGTAA